The following coding sequences are from one Musa acuminata AAA Group cultivar baxijiao chromosome BXJ2-4, Cavendish_Baxijiao_AAA, whole genome shotgun sequence window:
- the LOC135609233 gene encoding transcription factor LAF1-like — MGRKTWEKPKTKHRKGLWSPDEDQRLREHILEHGHGYWSSVPAKAGLHRSGKSCRLRWINYLRPGLKLGVFSQEEEETVMKLHAILGNKWSQIAMHLPGRTDNEVKNQWNTYLKKKVAKADGLSSHASMSKSLDSDIQFLKPKQLSGDNNSQISLSESFSVSQCQSTVAREKLLPPFPKVLFADWLLLFNDGDQSSSSVGGGRNFEHDSTSNSDVLSSEFLQFGMVSTGYFPHEFEETSIRGGFQQQFEPVEQIPEVSFHDPLSFSETYTDLELNYDMFTDL, encoded by the exons ATGGGGCGCAAGACATGGGAGAAGCCGAAGACGAAGCATAGGAAAGGGTTGTGGTCGCCGGATGAGGACCAGAGGCTGAGGGAGCACATCCTTGAGCATGGCCATGGCTACTGGAGTTCAGTTCCTGCTAAAGCTG GCTTGCATCGAAGTGGAAAGAGCTGCAGGTTGAGGTGGATCAATTACCTGAGGCCAGGACTCAAGCTGGGTGTTTTCTCTCAAGAGGAAGAGGAAACAGTGATGAAACTTCATGCCATTTTGGGCAACAA GTGGTCTCAGATAGCAATGCATCTACCAGGAAGAACTGACAATGAAGTGAAGAACCAGTGGAACACCTACCTCAAGAAGAAGGTGGCAAAGGCTGATGGATTATCTTCTCATGCCTCCATGAGCAAATCTCTGGACTCAGACATCCAGTTCTTGAAACCGAAACAATTATCGGGTGACAATAATAGCCAAATCTCACTCTCAGAATCATTTTCTGTGAGTCAGTGCCAATCAACAGTGGCCAGAGAGAAACTTCTACCTCCTTTTCCCAAAGTTCTATTTGCAGACTGGCTACTATTGTTCAATGACGGTGACCAGAGCTCATCATCTGTGGGTGGTGGGAGAAATTTCGAACATGATTCTACCTCAAATTCTGATGTCCTTAGTTCTGAATTTTTGCAATTTGGAATGGTATCGACTGGTTATTTTCCTCATGAATTTGAAGAAACAAGCATCCGTGGAGGATTTCAGCAGCAGTTTGAGCCTGTAGAACAGATTCCAGAAGTCAGTTTCCATGATCCCTTATCCTTCAGTGAAACTTACACTGATCTTGAGCTGAACTATGACATGTTTACTGACCTATAA